From Bacteroides uniformis:
ACGGTCGGGGGTATCGATGCCTTTTATCTCTCCTTCGTTGATGAAGGCGATGCGGTCGCATTGGCGCGCTTCGTCGATGATGGGGGTGGAAGCAATGATGGTGATACCCCGCTCCTTCAGTCGGCGAAGCATTCCCCAGAATTCCTTGCGGGACACGGGGTCGACGCCCGTAGTGGGTTCGTCCAGAAAGAGGACATCCGGTTTATGGATAAGGGCACAGCTAAGGGCGAGTTTCTGCTTCATGCCGCCGGACAACGCTCCGGCGCGGCGCTTGCGGAAAGGTTCTATCTGCCGGTAAATGTCGCGCACCAAATCATAATTCTCCTCGATGGTGGTGTGGAAGACGGTGGCGAAGAAATTGAGATTCTCCTCCACCGTCAAGTCCGGATAGAGGGAGAAGCGTCCGGGCATATACCCCACCCGCCTGCGGATGGCTTTGTAGTCCTTCACCACATCCAGACCGCAGACCGAAGCCGAGCCTCCGTCGGCAAGCAGCAAAGTGGTGAGGATGCGGAAAAGCGATGTCTTGCCCGCACCGTCCGGCCCGATGATGCCGAAAAGCTCACCGGGAGCCACTGACAGAGAGACACCCCGCAGGGCTTCCACGCTGCCGTAACGTTTGGAGATATTAGTTAAAGTTACAGCCTCCATACATTCCTATTTTCAGCATCCCGTCATTCTTCACGGCAATCTTTACGGCATAGACCAGATTGGCGCGCTCGTCTTTCGTCAGGATAGTTTTTGGAGTGAATTCGGACGTATCGGAAATCCAGGTGACGATGCCGGGGTATTCTTTCCGCACTTCCTTTCCATAATCCGCATAAACCTTCACTTGCTGCCCCAGCTTGATTTCGGCAAGCTGCTCGGAGGTGATGTAGGCACGGAGGTAAATCTGCTCCATATCCGCCACTTTGAAAAGAGGGGTGCCGGGAGCAGCCAGTTCTCCGGCTTCGGCATATTGGGCAAGGACGGTTCCCGTCAGCGGAGAGGTGATGTGGCATTTGCGCAACTGGTCTTCTATCTGCGCCACCTGGATGCCGACAGAGGAACTTTGCCACGTCAGGCTCCGGTCACTGTTGCGCAGGGTGGAGTTCTGTGCGTCGAGCTGCTTGCGGAGGACTTCGAGAAGGGACTCGGCATCATCCAGTTGCTTCTGGTTGGCGGCACCCACACGGAGCAGGTTGGACACACGGTCGCGCTCGCGCCGTGCCTGCACAATCTGTTCCTGAGTGGCGGCTACTTGCTTCAGGATATCAGGCCGCTGGCCTTCCACGGACTTGACACTGGCCTCCAACTGGAGTTTCTTCAGATAGAGTTGGACGGTATCTATAATGCCTACTTCCTGCCCGTCTATCAGTGTCGTACCTTCCTCGATGTCGAAACTCAGCAGTTTTCCGGACGCCTCGGCAGAAACGATGACTTCGGTAGCCTCGAACGTTCCCGTCGCATCATATTTCGGAGTACCGCCGGTACAGGCGGCAAGGAGAAATAAAAAAGGAAATAATTTCAATGATTTCATACTATTTCAAGTTATAAATTACGGATTATAGTCATTAATTGTTCAGCGTATATTTCAGCTGCCAGATGTTCATCAGCAACTGCACCTCATGCAATGCCTTGGTCTGTCGTGCCATACTTTCATTGGTAATCTCCCGCAGCATATCGGTCACGGTCATTGTCCCGTTCTGCACCTTGGCCTCGGCTGCACGGCGGATATTCCCACGCAGACGGATAATCTCGTCATCATCCGCCATCTGGCGGCGCATGGATACAATGCCCGCATCCTGCTGCGTAGCCTGCAGGCGAATGTTGAAAAGGAACACATCCCGGCCGGTTTCTATCTGTTGGCGGGTATTGTCTATCCTGCGGCGGTCGTTCTTCAATGTATACAGACTGCCGAAATTCCAGGACATGCGCACCCCCGCCATGTAATAGGCGTTGAATTCATCCTTCAGCATATTCAACCCTGGATTGCCGTATGCCCCTTGTACAAAAAGGCCGAAACGCGGCATCAACCGGGTGTTCAAAGCTGCCTCCTGCTGGCGGAGTTGCTCTCCCTGCGCATCGTACCAACGAAGTTCGGGGCGGTTGTTCATCTGCCGGTCTATGTTTTCTTCGGCAGCCGGTTTCAATAAAACCGTTTCGGAAGAGAGATCCTTGCCCGTAAAGGCAGCAAGCATGCTGAGGTATGCACGGCGGGTGGTCTCCAATTCCACACGGTGCTGCCTGGTGTTCAGTTGCTCTACGCTGACTGCATCCAGGTCGCTCAGGGTGGCGATGCCATTGGCTATATAGTCGGCTACCTGCTTGTGGGTTCTTCCTAAATCTTCTTGCAAGAGGCTGTTCTGTTTCAGCTGTTCGTCCAACAGCAGGATGCCGAAA
This genomic window contains:
- a CDS encoding HlyD family secretion protein, producing the protein MKSLKLFPFLFLLAACTGGTPKYDATGTFEATEVIVSAEASGKLLSFDIEEGTTLIDGQEVGIIDTVQLYLKKLQLEASVKSVEGQRPDILKQVAATQEQIVQARRERDRVSNLLRVGAANQKQLDDAESLLEVLRKQLDAQNSTLRNSDRSLTWQSSSVGIQVAQIEDQLRKCHITSPLTGTVLAQYAEAGELAAPGTPLFKVADMEQIYLRAYITSEQLAEIKLGQQVKVYADYGKEVRKEYPGIVTWISDTSEFTPKTILTKDERANLVYAVKIAVKNDGMLKIGMYGGCNFN
- a CDS encoding TolC family protein — its product is MDMKRTVFFFTLSLAAMLAHAQLTLEECQRRAQDNYPLVRQYGLIEKARGYDLSNAGKGYLPQFSLSGKATYQSDITRLPVEIPNLDIKTASKDQYQVMLEVQQTLWDGGDIRSRKRLTRAASEVELEKQHVDMYALTDRVNQLFFGILLLDEQLKQNSLLQEDLGRTHKQVADYIANGIATLSDLDAVSVEQLNTRQHRVELETTRRAYLSMLAAFTGKDLSSETVLLKPAAEENIDRQMNNRPELRWYDAQGEQLRQQEAALNTRLMPRFGLFVQGAYGNPGLNMLKDEFNAYYMAGVRMSWNFGSLYTLKNDRRRIDNTRQQIETGRDVFLFNIRLQATQQDAGIVSMRRQMADDDEIIRLRGNIRRAAEAKVQNGTMTVTDMLREITNESMARQTKALHEVQLLMNIWQLKYTLNN